One genomic window of Polaromonas sp. SP1 includes the following:
- a CDS encoding DUF2242 domain-containing protein translates to MAGLLAACGSGVKTFPLQEKFGSTATYSRLFDATAEQTCEASRRALLSQGYIINTARKDLVEGQKSFQPEAESHLQMVIRVVCAPESADGKVSLGFVTALQDSYQLKKSNNSASLGVGAIGSVSLPFTSSNESMVKVGSVTISSDEFYDGFFELVGRYLATVDDLPPEAK, encoded by the coding sequence GCGTGAAAACGTTTCCGCTGCAGGAAAAGTTCGGCTCCACCGCCACCTATTCACGCCTGTTTGACGCCACCGCAGAACAAACCTGCGAAGCCTCACGCCGTGCCTTGCTGAGCCAGGGCTACATCATCAACACGGCCCGCAAAGACCTGGTCGAAGGCCAGAAGAGTTTCCAGCCTGAGGCCGAGTCGCACCTGCAAATGGTGATCCGCGTGGTGTGCGCGCCCGAAAGCGCCGACGGCAAGGTCAGCCTGGGTTTTGTCACGGCGCTGCAAGACAGCTACCAGCTCAAAAAGAGCAACAACTCCGCCAGCCTGGGCGTGGGCGCCATCGGTTCGGTGTCTTTGCCCTTCACCTCCAGCAACGAGTCGATGGTGAAAGTGGGCAGCGTCACGATTTCGTCGGACGAGTTCTATGACGGCTTCTTTGAGCTGGTGGGCCGATACCTGGCAACGGTTGACGACTTGCCGCCGGAGGCGAAGTAG
- a CDS encoding DUF3455 domain-containing protein produces the protein MNIKAPRFPLGAVQRALLLAGAVAALSACGVRQPNLQAQQELPESIRVPAGHTVVLEAQGRGDLLYECQAVKRSPYEYAWLLQTPGLKLQDSSGNTVMYYPGTRARWEHSDGSKVTAQELVEVPGNQQNLPLQRAMVKPSDTSGALANISYIQGRRTVGGVVADPACTAAGLGMRRWVTYEADYLFWRPAA, from the coding sequence GTGAACATCAAAGCCCCTCGTTTCCCCCTCGGCGCAGTTCAACGGGCGCTCCTGCTCGCCGGGGCTGTCGCGGCGCTCAGTGCCTGCGGCGTGCGCCAGCCGAATCTCCAGGCCCAGCAGGAATTGCCGGAGTCCATACGTGTGCCGGCAGGCCACACCGTCGTGCTTGAAGCGCAAGGCCGTGGCGACCTGCTGTATGAATGCCAGGCCGTCAAACGCTCACCCTATGAATACGCCTGGCTGCTGCAGACGCCGGGCCTGAAATTGCAAGACAGCAGCGGCAACACCGTCATGTACTACCCCGGCACGCGCGCGCGCTGGGAACACAGCGACGGCTCCAAAGTCACCGCGCAAGAGCTGGTTGAAGTGCCCGGCAACCAGCAAAACCTGCCGCTTCAGCGGGCCATGGTCAAGCCTTCAGACACCTCGGGCGCCTTGGCCAACATCAGTTACATCCAGGGCCGCAGAACGGTGGGCGGCGTCGTCGCCGACCCGGCCTGCACCGCCGCAGGCTTGGGAATGCGCAGATGGGTGACGTACGAGGCCGACTACCTGTTCTGGCGCCCGGCCGCCTGA
- a CDS encoding pseudouridine synthase, whose protein sequence is MPFADSPLPLAGMPPRLICFNKPYGVLSQFTAEGRWRGLKDFIALPDVYVAGRLDADSEGLLLLTSDGALQARISDPRFKMEKTYWVQVEGVPDEAALAALRQGVELNDGMTRPASAGLIDAPPGLWEREPPVRVRKAIPTTWLQLGIREGRNRQVRRMTAAVGYPTLRLIRSSIGPYALHGLAQGVWREVEEQAETR, encoded by the coding sequence ATGCCCTTTGCCGACTCCCCACTGCCGCTTGCCGGCATGCCGCCGCGCCTGATCTGTTTTAACAAGCCGTATGGCGTGCTGAGCCAGTTCACGGCTGAGGGCCGCTGGCGTGGGCTCAAGGACTTTATTGCCTTGCCAGATGTGTATGTTGCCGGCCGGCTGGATGCGGACAGCGAGGGCTTGTTGCTGCTGACGAGCGACGGCGCGCTGCAGGCGCGCATCAGCGACCCGCGCTTCAAGATGGAGAAGACCTACTGGGTGCAGGTGGAAGGTGTACCGGACGAGGCGGCGTTGGCCGCATTGCGACAGGGCGTTGAACTCAACGATGGCATGACACGCCCGGCCAGCGCCGGGCTGATCGACGCGCCGCCGGGCCTGTGGGAGCGCGAGCCGCCTGTTCGCGTGCGCAAGGCCATTCCTACAACGTGGCTGCAACTGGGCATTCGTGAAGGTCGCAACCGGCAGGTGCGGCGCATGACTGCCGCCGTGGGCTACCCGACCTTGCGGCTGATTCGTTCGTCCATCGGGCCCTATGCGCTGCACGGCCTGGCGCAGGGCGTGTGGCGTGAGGTGGAAGAGCAGGCCGAAACCCGTTGA
- a CDS encoding glutamine--tRNA ligase/YqeY domain fusion protein: MTTPVPSKAAPADKETHKPSNFLRQIIEKDLAEGTYASRRWGGSPGDAAHHAGGQPDPAKVRLRFPPEPNGYLHVGHAKSICLNFGLARDYDGVCHLRFDDTNPEKEDTEYVDSIKDAVQWLGFDWHNKGATGEENNLYQASDYFDFMYRAAEYLIESGNAYVDEQSAEEMRHNRGDFGHPGTNSPFRGRTVAENLARFREMRDGKLADGAAVLRAKIDMGSPNINMRDPAIYRIRRAHHHNTGDKWCIYPMYTFAHPVEDALEQITHSICTLEFEDQRPFYDWLLDRLAEGKLIATPHPRQYEFARLNLTYVLTSKRKLAQLVNEKRVSGWDDPRMPTIVGLRRRGYTPEAIQLFAERIGVTKSDSWIDYSTLEGSLRDTLDPIAPRAMAVLDPVKLVLTNWDEVMGAGKLDDCSAPVHPHHEEMGKRQFKIGKEVWIERTDYEEVPPKGFFRLFPPHTNASKQAIAGSKVRLKYGHVIECTGAVKDASGKVTEVHATLIPDTKSGTPGSDAIKVKGVITWVGVNDAVQAEVRLYDRLFSVEHPGTGDKDFLDELNADSLKTVTAYVEPSLTNVPAGTRFQFERHGYFVTDLVDHSAGKAVFNRVTGMKDSFSK, encoded by the coding sequence ATGACCACCCCTGTCCCCTCCAAAGCCGCCCCCGCCGACAAAGAAACCCACAAACCCAGCAACTTCCTGCGCCAGATCATCGAAAAAGACCTGGCTGAAGGTACTTATGCCAGCCGCCGCTGGGGCGGCAGCCCCGGGGACGCCGCCCACCACGCTGGCGGCCAGCCCGACCCCGCCAAGGTGCGCCTGCGCTTTCCGCCCGAACCCAACGGTTACCTGCATGTGGGCCATGCCAAGAGCATTTGCCTGAACTTCGGCCTGGCGCGCGACTATGACGGTGTGTGCCACCTGCGCTTTGACGACACCAACCCTGAAAAAGAAGACACCGAATACGTCGACTCCATCAAAGACGCCGTGCAGTGGCTGGGCTTTGACTGGCACAACAAGGGCGCCACCGGCGAAGAAAACAACCTCTACCAGGCCAGCGACTACTTCGACTTCATGTACCGCGCAGCCGAGTACCTGATCGAAAGCGGCAACGCCTACGTTGACGAGCAAAGCGCCGAAGAAATGCGCCACAACCGCGGCGACTTCGGCCACCCCGGCACCAACAGCCCCTTCCGCGGCCGCACCGTCGCTGAAAACCTGGCGCGCTTTCGCGAAATGCGCGACGGCAAACTCGCCGACGGCGCCGCCGTGCTGCGCGCCAAAATCGACATGGGCTCGCCCAACATCAACATGCGCGACCCGGCCATCTACCGCATACGCCGCGCCCACCACCACAACACCGGCGACAAATGGTGCATCTACCCGATGTACACCTTTGCCCACCCGGTGGAAGACGCGCTGGAGCAAATCACCCACAGCATCTGCACGCTGGAGTTTGAAGACCAGCGCCCGTTTTACGACTGGCTGCTCGACCGCCTGGCCGAAGGCAAGCTGATCGCCACGCCGCACCCGCGCCAGTACGAATTTGCGCGCCTGAACCTCACCTACGTGCTCACCAGCAAACGCAAGCTGGCCCAGCTGGTGAACGAAAAGCGCGTCAGCGGCTGGGACGACCCCCGCATGCCCACCATCGTCGGCCTGCGCCGCCGCGGCTACACGCCCGAAGCGATTCAACTCTTTGCCGAACGCATTGGCGTCACCAAGAGCGACAGCTGGATCGACTACAGCACGCTCGAAGGCTCGCTGCGCGACACGCTGGACCCTATCGCCCCGCGCGCCATGGCCGTGCTCGACCCCGTCAAGCTGGTGCTGACCAATTGGGACGAAGTCATGGGCGCAGGCAAGCTCGATGATTGCTCGGCGCCTGTACACCCGCACCACGAAGAAATGGGCAAACGCCAGTTCAAGATCGGCAAGGAAGTCTGGATTGAACGCACCGACTACGAAGAAGTGCCACCCAAAGGCTTCTTCCGCCTCTTCCCGCCCCACACCAACGCCAGCAAACAAGCCATCGCCGGCAGCAAGGTGCGCCTCAAATACGGCCACGTCATCGAATGCACAGGCGCAGTGAAAGACGCCAGCGGCAAAGTCACCGAAGTACACGCCACGCTGATCCCCGACACCAAGAGCGGCACCCCCGGCTCAGACGCGATCAAGGTCAAGGGTGTGATCACCTGGGTGGGTGTGAACGACGCAGTGCAAGCCGAAGTGCGACTCTATGACCGCCTGTTCAGCGTTGAGCACCCCGGCACCGGTGACAAAGACTTTCTGGATGAGCTGAATGCAGACAGCCTGAAGACCGTGACCGCTTATGTCGAGCCATCACTGACGAATGTGCCTGCCGGTACGCGCTTTCAGTTTGAGCGGCATGGGTACTTTGTGACTGACCTGGTTGATCACTCTGCGGGTAAAGCCGTGTTCAATCGGGTGACTGGTATGAAAGACTCGTTCAGTAAGTAA
- a CDS encoding M23 family metallopeptidase, with amino-acid sequence MFAFDLHPSLSPASSPSSPSSQFTRRSALLGGLGLLALPVSHLAAATSAAPLNVWPRALQVPGGVARLSLGPAAERPAAYAGDVPVLVVGDASGWTAIVGIALAAEPGEASIAVETAGGRRTVPYTIAAKRYSEQRLKVEPRTVDLSPENQARYERERAHQALVMATLTEPPRAASLRMLAPTPGRRSSSFGLRRIFNGQPRNPHSGMDIAAGTGTPVVAPLPARVIDTGDYFFNGNTVWLDHGGGLLGMMCHLSAIDVKHGDVLKTGERLGAVGATGRVTGPHLHWGVMLNRTMVDPALFLDA; translated from the coding sequence ATGTTTGCTTTTGATTTGCACCCTTCCCTCTCGCCCGCTTCAAGCCCTTCTTCGCCCTCTTCGCAGTTCACCCGCCGCTCTGCGCTGTTAGGCGGCTTGGGATTGTTGGCTCTTCCCGTATCGCACCTTGCCGCGGCAACCAGCGCAGCACCGCTGAATGTCTGGCCCAGGGCGCTGCAGGTGCCCGGCGGCGTGGCGCGCCTGTCTTTGGGCCCAGCTGCCGAGCGGCCTGCCGCGTATGCCGGTGATGTGCCTGTGCTGGTGGTGGGCGATGCAAGCGGGTGGACAGCTATCGTTGGCATTGCGCTCGCGGCCGAGCCGGGCGAAGCCAGCATCGCGGTAGAAACCGCCGGCGGCCGGCGCACCGTGCCCTACACCATCGCCGCCAAACGCTACAGCGAGCAGCGGCTGAAGGTAGAGCCGCGCACCGTTGACCTTTCCCCCGAAAACCAGGCGCGCTATGAGCGCGAGCGCGCCCACCAGGCGCTGGTGATGGCGACCCTGACGGAGCCGCCGCGCGCCGCCTCCTTGCGTATGCTGGCCCCGACGCCGGGGCGCCGCTCCAGCTCGTTCGGGCTGCGGCGCATCTTTAACGGCCAGCCGCGCAACCCGCACAGCGGCATGGACATCGCGGCCGGCACCGGCACGCCGGTGGTGGCGCCGCTGCCTGCGCGGGTGATCGACACCGGCGACTATTTCTTCAACGGCAACACCGTCTGGCTGGACCACGGCGGCGGGCTGCTGGGCATGATGTGCCACCTGAGCGCCATCGACGTGAAGCACGGCGACGTGCTGAAAACCGGCGAACGCCTGGGCGCCGTGGGTGCCACCGGGCGTGTGACGGGGCCGCACCTGCATTGGGGCGTGATGCTGAACCGCACCATGGTGGACCCGGCGCTGTTTCTGGACGCCTGA
- a CDS encoding DUF3455 domain-containing protein → MMLRTATASASVLFVSLLAACGSMAPMKPMYSQANLPAAVQVPAGNKVAMETVGVGEITYQCSAKKDMAGQFEWVFVGPDAKLNDRSGKQVGKYYGPPATWESMDGSKLTATQIAVAPNGTGNIPSQLVKANPAMGSGAMSGVTYIQRVDTKGGVAPAMACAAGNVGAKQIVQYQADYIFYKAM, encoded by the coding sequence ATGATGTTACGTACTGCTACCGCCTCAGCTTCAGTGCTGTTCGTATCCCTGCTCGCCGCCTGCGGCAGCATGGCCCCCATGAAACCGATGTATTCGCAGGCCAACCTGCCCGCCGCCGTGCAAGTGCCCGCCGGCAACAAGGTCGCGATGGAAACCGTCGGCGTGGGCGAGATCACCTACCAGTGCAGCGCCAAAAAAGACATGGCCGGCCAGTTTGAATGGGTGTTTGTCGGTCCTGACGCCAAGCTCAACGACCGCAGCGGCAAGCAGGTCGGCAAGTATTACGGCCCGCCCGCCACCTGGGAAAGCATGGACGGCTCCAAGCTGACCGCCACACAAATCGCCGTGGCCCCCAACGGCACGGGCAACATCCCCTCGCAACTCGTCAAGGCCAACCCTGCCATGGGCAGCGGCGCCATGAGCGGCGTGACCTACATCCAGCGCGTAGACACCAAAGGCGGCGTTGCACCCGCCATGGCCTGCGCCGCCGGCAATGTGGGCGCCAAGCAGATCGTGCAATACCAGGCCGACTACATCTTCTACAAGGCGATGTAA
- a CDS encoding DUF2200 domain-containing protein, translating to MAQHKIFTMPFARVYPMLVQKAERKGRSKEEVDQIIRWLTGYTQKALDSQIEKQNDFETFFAQAPAMHPNTSLIKGVVCGIRVEEVEDPLMQKIRWLDKLIDELAKGKAMEKILRQ from the coding sequence ATGGCCCAGCACAAGATTTTCACGATGCCGTTTGCCAGGGTCTACCCGATGCTGGTGCAAAAAGCCGAACGCAAAGGCCGCAGCAAAGAAGAAGTCGACCAGATCATTCGCTGGCTGACGGGCTACACCCAAAAGGCGCTGGACAGTCAAATCGAAAAGCAAAACGATTTCGAAACGTTCTTTGCCCAGGCCCCGGCCATGCACCCCAATACGTCGCTGATCAAAGGCGTGGTGTGCGGCATCCGCGTAGAAGAAGTCGAAGACCCGCTGATGCAAAAAATCCGCTGGTTGGACAAGCTGATCGACGAGCTTGCCAAAGGAAAGGCGATGGAGAAGATTCTGCGGCAGTAG
- a CDS encoding AAA family ATPase, with amino-acid sequence MKLARFRIRNYKSIVDTGDCYPTGTVTIFAGKNEAGKSSILEALEDFNYGSKIRLKAIPITDPTAKPSIELAFDVPKAFIVAIVGTLKLDKLAQEKFIEQLSEVEQIDITKTYPDEYEIFSEFLSKIPNEKPPELLTLLSSFLTVVNSLATHQAIAKHSLPKLDVKNKNAEDSIAEIDKYKAAVLPWLAELPPDEKEQFLGKLNALKVHTIHHAELTTTALNEFSVQLLKKIPNFVLFSAFDDIFPNEIPLTELKTNKWIADLSAMSDIDVEMITGENRSAKKQHKHLLNIALNKDFSQFWTQDLSKLSVDWDNNTLDFWIEEKGQFYPPELRSQGRRWHLAFYIRVSARARSDVPNIILIDEPGLYLHATAQRDVLTHLEDSSQLRQVLLSTHSPYLIEPEKLDRIRLVQKSDDRGTFVENKIHAVSDKETLTPILTAIGLELNQGIVGANQVDNIVVEGPSDYFYLTALKELTGALSANFISGGCAGNMPKIGTILQGWGCRVIYLYDNDQAFKDGKKSVKKDWAAISKDWLLTVNVEGSIEDVFSKDEFASIVGVDPAEISQKNSVFMKDTRRDKVLPARQFLQKVRDKSAPTLSTQTLQQVTILMNDLSDRLRRQTA; translated from the coding sequence ATGAAACTAGCAAGATTTCGCATCCGAAACTACAAATCAATTGTTGATACGGGCGACTGCTACCCCACCGGAACCGTGACGATTTTTGCCGGAAAAAATGAAGCTGGTAAAAGCTCTATCTTGGAAGCGTTGGAAGACTTCAACTACGGATCGAAAATTCGTTTAAAAGCTATTCCAATTACCGATCCGACCGCGAAACCATCAATTGAACTCGCGTTTGACGTACCCAAAGCATTCATAGTTGCGATAGTTGGAACACTTAAGCTTGACAAGCTAGCTCAAGAGAAATTTATTGAACAACTTAGCGAAGTTGAGCAAATAGATATAACTAAAACTTATCCCGATGAGTACGAGATTTTCAGTGAGTTCCTATCAAAAATTCCAAATGAAAAGCCACCCGAGCTTCTCACGTTGCTTTCCTCATTTTTAACAGTAGTTAATTCTTTAGCTACTCATCAAGCAATCGCCAAACATTCACTTCCCAAGCTTGATGTAAAAAACAAAAATGCTGAGGATTCGATTGCCGAAATTGATAAATACAAGGCCGCGGTTCTTCCTTGGCTTGCTGAGCTGCCGCCCGATGAGAAAGAACAGTTCCTCGGAAAATTGAACGCTTTGAAAGTTCACACCATCCACCATGCAGAGCTCACAACCACAGCGCTCAATGAGTTTTCGGTTCAACTTCTGAAGAAAATCCCGAACTTCGTTTTGTTTAGTGCTTTCGACGATATTTTTCCCAACGAAATACCGCTTACCGAGCTCAAGACGAACAAGTGGATTGCTGATTTATCTGCGATGAGTGATATCGATGTGGAAATGATCACAGGCGAGAATCGCAGCGCAAAGAAACAGCACAAGCATCTTTTAAACATCGCACTAAACAAGGACTTTAGTCAGTTTTGGACGCAAGATCTATCCAAACTTTCGGTTGACTGGGACAACAACACTCTGGACTTTTGGATTGAAGAGAAGGGGCAGTTCTACCCGCCCGAGCTGCGTAGCCAAGGTCGGCGGTGGCATTTAGCTTTTTACATTCGAGTTTCAGCGAGAGCTCGCAGCGATGTGCCAAATATCATCCTCATTGATGAGCCAGGGTTGTACTTGCACGCCACAGCACAACGAGATGTGTTGACGCACCTTGAAGACTCAAGTCAATTGCGCCAGGTATTGCTTTCAACTCATTCGCCCTACCTTATTGAACCGGAGAAGCTAGATCGCATACGTCTTGTCCAGAAGAGCGACGACCGCGGAACCTTTGTCGAGAACAAAATTCACGCCGTCTCGGACAAAGAAACGCTAACACCCATACTCACGGCGATTGGACTAGAGTTAAATCAGGGCATTGTGGGTGCTAATCAAGTCGACAACATAGTTGTAGAAGGACCATCCGACTATTTCTATCTAACGGCATTGAAAGAGCTTACAGGCGCTTTGAGTGCCAACTTCATATCTGGCGGTTGCGCGGGGAACATGCCAAAAATTGGAACCATTCTTCAGGGGTGGGGGTGTCGAGTAATTTATCTTTACGACAATGATCAAGCGTTCAAGGATGGAAAGAAGTCAGTCAAAAAAGACTGGGCGGCCATATCAAAAGACTGGCTGCTTACGGTAAATGTTGAGGGCTCAATTGAAGATGTCTTTTCCAAAGATGAATTCGCCTCAATAGTTGGCGTAGATCCAGCGGAAATAAGTCAAAAAAACTCTGTATTCATGAAAGATACTCGACGCGATAAAGTCCTCCCCGCTCGTCAGTTCCTACAAAAGGTACGGGATAAAAGCGCGCCCACATTGAGCACTCAAACGCTCCAACAGGTCACCATTCTGATGAACGATCTTTCGGACAGGTTAAGGCGCCAGACCGCCTGA
- a CDS encoding DUF3455 domain-containing protein, protein MKSTHNTLWAVTKSAAVTVAMITGTAALMTACSGVAPLPKEYTQDQLDASIVVPPGHVVALETTASGLLHYECKANATTAGTIGWVLVRPEAELVDRTGKTVVKYSGPPATWTHMDGSSVVGTQVALAPRVGATNLPQQLSTGASASTPGALQNVTYIQRIKTKGGQDLSKACTQADLGDKLTTSYQADYIFWKAS, encoded by the coding sequence ATGAAAAGCACACACAACACTCTTTGGGCCGTTACGAAAAGCGCCGCCGTCACGGTCGCGATGATTACCGGCACCGCCGCGCTGATGACCGCCTGCTCCGGCGTTGCACCGCTCCCCAAGGAATACACCCAGGACCAGCTCGACGCGTCAATCGTCGTGCCGCCCGGCCATGTTGTGGCGCTTGAAACCACGGCCAGCGGCCTGCTGCACTACGAGTGCAAGGCCAACGCCACCACCGCCGGCACCATTGGCTGGGTTCTGGTTCGCCCCGAGGCTGAACTGGTGGACCGCACCGGCAAAACCGTCGTCAAATATTCGGGCCCGCCCGCCACCTGGACGCACATGGACGGCTCCAGCGTCGTAGGCACCCAGGTCGCACTGGCACCCCGCGTGGGCGCCACCAACCTGCCGCAGCAATTGTCGACCGGCGCATCAGCCTCTACACCCGGCGCGCTGCAAAACGTCACCTACATCCAGCGCATCAAGACCAAAGGCGGCCAGGACCTGAGCAAGGCCTGCACGCAAGCCGACCTGGGTGACAAGCTGACGACGTCGTACCAGGCTGACTACATTTTCTGGAAGGCCTCTTAA
- a CDS encoding DUF924 family protein, with translation MTEPIPSPHTPPSRHHAAPAEVLDFWLGDGVHKEWPTEDLNKRWFGGGAQLDADITQRFGSDVEAAVAGGLQDWEQPALNRLALVILLDQFTRNVFRGQGKAFAGDARAQQLVLQALADGADLALPWAGRVFMYMPLMHAESMALQDECVARFTRLQADAPDSLKQRFQSNIDFAHQHRDIIARFGRFPYRNAALGRIDTAEEKDFLLKGPRFGQ, from the coding sequence ATGACCGAGCCCATCCCTTCCCCCCACACACCGCCTTCCCGCCACCACGCCGCGCCCGCAGAAGTCCTGGACTTCTGGCTGGGCGACGGGGTGCACAAGGAGTGGCCCACCGAAGACCTCAACAAGCGCTGGTTTGGCGGCGGCGCGCAGCTTGACGCCGACATCACCCAACGCTTCGGCAGCGATGTCGAGGCCGCCGTCGCCGGCGGCCTGCAAGACTGGGAGCAGCCTGCGCTCAACCGCCTGGCGCTGGTCATCCTGCTCGACCAGTTCACCCGCAATGTTTTTCGCGGCCAGGGCAAGGCCTTTGCCGGCGACGCGCGCGCCCAGCAGCTGGTGCTGCAGGCACTGGCCGATGGCGCCGACCTGGCGCTGCCCTGGGCCGGGCGCGTGTTCATGTACATGCCGCTGATGCACGCCGAAAGCATGGCGCTGCAGGATGAATGCGTGGCGCGTTTTACCCGGCTGCAGGCCGATGCGCCGGACTCGCTCAAGCAGCGCTTTCAAAGCAACATCGACTTCGCCCACCAGCACCGGGACATCATTGCGCGGTTTGGGCGCTTTCCGTACCGCAATGCGGCGCTGGGGCGGATCGATACGGCTGAGGAGAAAGACTTTCTCCTTAAAGGCCCTCGGTTTGGGCAATAA
- a CDS encoding SRPBCC family protein has protein sequence MTSSTDRIERSILINAPVSRVWRALTNAEEFGGWFGVALKGKHFVAGQQVQGQITIEGYQHVTFEALVERIEPEKLFSYRWHPYAVDPAIDYSKEPTTLVEFTLKDTGKGTLLTVVESGFDKIPVARRAEAIRMNTGGWEGQMDNIQAYVSTH, from the coding sequence ATGACTTCATCCACTGACCGTATTGAGCGCAGCATCTTGATCAACGCCCCCGTGTCGCGGGTCTGGCGCGCATTGACCAATGCCGAAGAATTCGGCGGCTGGTTTGGTGTGGCGCTCAAAGGCAAACACTTCGTCGCCGGCCAGCAGGTGCAGGGCCAGATCACCATTGAGGGCTACCAGCACGTGACGTTTGAGGCGCTGGTCGAACGCATTGAGCCGGAAAAACTGTTTTCCTACCGCTGGCACCCCTACGCGGTTGACCCGGCCATCGACTATTCAAAAGAGCCGACCACACTGGTCGAGTTCACGCTGAAAGACACCGGCAAAGGCACACTGCTCACCGTGGTCGAATCGGGCTTTGACAAGATCCCCGTGGCCCGCCGCGCCGAAGCCATCCGCATGAACACCGGCGGCTGGGAAGGCCAGATGGACAATATCCAGGCATATGTCAGCACGCACTAA
- a CDS encoding DUF938 domain-containing protein, which yields MFTPFSPAADRNKRPILDVLREVLPERGIALEIASGTGQHVAWFAAALPQWTWQPTDAMSASMESISAHVADQGLSNVRPPLVFDVMAPEWLPATEQFDLIYCANMLHISPWATCAALMQGAARHLAPGGVLVTYGPYLEDGVPTSEGNLSFDQSLRMQDPSWGIRRKEDVAQEAERAGLQLLARHAMPANNLLLVWGRSPQQSRQ from the coding sequence ATGTTTACACCATTCAGCCCCGCAGCAGACCGCAATAAGCGGCCCATCCTCGATGTCCTGCGCGAAGTCTTGCCTGAACGCGGCATCGCGCTGGAGATCGCCTCAGGCACAGGCCAGCACGTCGCGTGGTTCGCCGCAGCACTTCCGCAATGGACATGGCAGCCTACGGATGCGATGTCTGCCTCCATGGAGTCCATCTCTGCCCACGTAGCCGATCAGGGTTTGAGCAATGTGCGCCCTCCCCTGGTGTTCGACGTGATGGCGCCCGAGTGGCTACCGGCAACTGAACAGTTCGACCTGATCTACTGCGCCAACATGCTGCACATCTCGCCCTGGGCGACTTGCGCTGCGTTGATGCAGGGCGCCGCTCGGCACCTGGCGCCGGGTGGCGTGCTGGTGACTTATGGGCCTTATCTGGAAGACGGCGTACCTACGTCGGAAGGCAATCTCTCCTTCGACCAAAGTCTGCGCATGCAAGATCCGTCGTGGGGCATCCGGCGCAAGGAAGATGTGGCGCAGGAAGCGGAGCGCGCCGGCTTGCAGTTGCTTGCCCGGCACGCCATGCCGGCCAACAACCTGCTGCTGGTCTGGGGCAGGTCACCGCAGCAGTCACGCCAGTAA
- a CDS encoding helix-turn-helix transcriptional regulator has product MSARTKPSEALKPQPGPAGVFAALGDETRLRLVAVLCVGGAVSIAQLTSTTDITRQAVTKHLHVLADAGLVHHVKVGRERLWQFDPQQLDEARRSLDLIAQQWDQALGRLKASLEAEA; this is encoded by the coding sequence ATGTCAGCACGCACTAAACCTTCTGAAGCCTTGAAGCCCCAGCCCGGCCCCGCGGGCGTCTTCGCCGCGCTTGGCGACGAAACCCGCCTGCGCCTGGTGGCCGTGCTCTGCGTGGGCGGGGCCGTGTCCATCGCCCAGCTCACCTCCACCACCGACATCACCCGCCAGGCCGTCACCAAACATTTGCATGTGCTGGCCGACGCCGGGCTGGTGCATCACGTCAAGGTAGGGCGAGAGCGCCTGTGGCAGTTTGACCCGCAGCAGCTCGACGAAGCCCGCCGCTCACTGGACTTGATTGCCCAGCAGTGGGACCAGGCCCTGGGCCGGTTGAAAGCCTCGCTCGAGGCAGAGGCGTAG